The following are encoded in a window of Halorarum salinum genomic DNA:
- a CDS encoding ribonuclease catalytic domain-containing protein, with amino-acid sequence MTEPSPEESDRDEQAAAGTAEGQGPVTITEDLARHLENKRDDLFEEFELHDEFPPAVKREARERTEGVEDEIADAVDERRDLRDLTTWTTDPIDAQDFDDAISIEEGEEEYTLWVHIADVSHYVHPESAMWEEAVKRCNTVYLPAYTVHMLPPVLAETVCSLVPEEDRLAHTVEMHLDRETLSFEDLEIYKSVINSDERLTYSQCEARLDDPDPPLHEENVLAYEVANRMHEQRKEDGSLVLNPSRDRAHTIIEECMLKANKAVTHELMWNRGVEAMYRVHPQPTPDQWNEALREIQETEGVSIPGDSWDDPRKAVNAALEEAPDRALSKIQRAVLKVMPRAKYMNDPFGGHHALNFDIYGHFTSPIRRLSDLVNHWIVHTNDVPEDLLELCDRASRKQKDGETVERLYKQFMQEVGLDPYAVNNRGLEVVEDPAEATHETPETVPE; translated from the coding sequence ATGACCGAACCTTCTCCGGAGGAGTCCGACCGGGACGAGCAGGCGGCCGCGGGTACCGCCGAGGGTCAGGGCCCCGTCACGATTACGGAGGACCTCGCGCGTCACCTCGAGAACAAACGCGATGACCTGTTCGAGGAGTTCGAACTCCACGACGAGTTCCCGCCCGCGGTGAAACGCGAGGCCCGGGAGCGCACCGAGGGCGTGGAGGACGAGATCGCCGACGCGGTCGACGAGCGACGGGACCTCCGGGACCTGACGACCTGGACGACCGACCCGATCGACGCCCAGGACTTCGACGACGCCATCTCCATCGAGGAGGGCGAGGAGGAGTACACGCTGTGGGTCCACATCGCCGACGTCTCCCACTACGTCCACCCCGAGTCCGCGATGTGGGAGGAGGCCGTGAAGCGCTGCAACACGGTGTACCTCCCGGCCTACACGGTCCACATGCTCCCGCCGGTGCTGGCCGAGACCGTCTGCTCGCTCGTGCCCGAGGAGGACCGCTTGGCCCACACCGTCGAGATGCACCTCGACAGGGAGACGCTCTCGTTCGAGGACCTGGAGATCTACAAGTCGGTCATCAACTCCGACGAGCGGCTCACCTACTCGCAGTGCGAGGCGCGGCTCGACGACCCCGACCCCCCGCTCCACGAGGAGAACGTCCTCGCCTACGAGGTGGCAAACCGGATGCACGAACAGCGCAAGGAGGACGGCTCGCTCGTGCTCAACCCCAGCCGCGACCGCGCCCACACCATCATCGAGGAGTGCATGCTGAAGGCGAACAAGGCGGTCACCCACGAGCTGATGTGGAACCGCGGGGTCGAGGCGATGTACCGCGTCCACCCCCAGCCGACGCCCGACCAGTGGAACGAGGCGCTCCGGGAGATCCAGGAGACCGAGGGCGTCTCCATCCCGGGCGACTCGTGGGACGACCCCCGGAAGGCCGTCAACGCCGCGCTGGAGGAGGCGCCCGACCGCGCGCTCTCGAAGATCCAGCGGGCCGTGCTGAAGGTGATGCCCCGCGCGAAGTACATGAACGACCCGTTCGGCGGCCACCACGCGCTCAACTTCGACATCTACGGCCACTTCACCTCGCCCATCCGGCGCCTGTCGGACCTGGTCAACCACTGGATCGTCCACACGAACGACGTGCCCGAGGACCTCCTGGAACTGTGCGACCGCGCGTCCCGCAAGCAGAAGGACGGCGAGACGGTCGAGCGCCTCTACAAGCAGTTCATGCAGGAGGTCGGGCTCGACCCCTACGCGGTGAACAACCGCGGGCTCGAGGTCGTCGAGGACCCCGCGGAGGCGACCCACGAGACGCCCGAGACGGTGCCCGAGTAG
- a CDS encoding PAS domain-containing sensor histidine kinase yields the protein MDSSSSELDDTRAQLRRYASRSGGQCTPFTTAEIAERLGDAERNVARNLSRLVELGELRTRELADGSRVWWQPANEVDFPDQRSKLQEFGAFVSAVRDYAIFMLDPDGTVVSWNQGAKRIKGYSEGEIVGEPFSTFYTEDAIEEGVPESNLETAAEEGRVEDEGWRIRKDGSRFWADVVITAIRDVDGTLRGFTKVTRDMTEQREYEQRLRRERDLTEQILETVPVGISVIDSDGTFVRANRQALALLEINEADLGDLPAESRALYDAEGELVPGGRRPWTRVSETGESVHDFQCRIDRPEGDHRWLSITAVPLDGIPSGDGGTVVVIEDVTDRRERERRLERRRSELRTELGEILGRISDAFFALDEDRRFTHLNERAAELFQHSEDELLGQSLRETFPERAGGRLGEEFDGALDTQEHTNFEQYDDELDAWLEYNVYPSESGLSVYIHDITDRREYQRKLEESNERLEQFAYAASHDLQEPLRMVSSYLQLIEGRYGDELDEDGREFLEFAVDGADRMRNMIDGLLAYSRVETRGEPFEPVDLGDVLVDVREDLQMRIVESDAEIAAEPLPRVRGDRGQLRQVLQNLLDNAIVYSGDGPPRVRFEAERDGDEWVVSVSDEGIGIDPDNADRVFDVFQRLHSRDRYEGTGIGLALCERIVERHGGELWLDSVPGEGTTFSFTLPATDPDDA from the coding sequence ATGGATTCCTCCAGTTCGGAGCTGGACGATACTCGGGCGCAGTTACGGCGCTACGCCTCCCGGTCCGGTGGGCAGTGTACGCCCTTCACGACGGCGGAAATCGCGGAACGACTAGGGGACGCCGAACGGAACGTGGCACGGAACCTGTCCAGGCTCGTCGAACTCGGCGAGCTCCGAACCAGGGAGCTCGCCGATGGAAGCCGGGTCTGGTGGCAGCCGGCGAACGAGGTCGACTTCCCCGATCAGCGGTCCAAACTGCAGGAGTTCGGCGCGTTCGTGAGCGCCGTCAGGGACTACGCGATCTTCATGCTCGATCCCGACGGCACCGTCGTCAGTTGGAACCAGGGCGCAAAGCGCATCAAGGGGTACTCGGAGGGGGAGATCGTCGGCGAGCCGTTCTCCACGTTCTACACCGAGGACGCAATCGAGGAGGGGGTGCCGGAGTCGAACCTGGAGACCGCGGCGGAGGAGGGCCGAGTCGAGGACGAGGGCTGGCGGATCCGCAAGGACGGCTCGCGGTTCTGGGCGGACGTCGTCATCACTGCCATCCGGGACGTCGACGGCACGCTCCGGGGGTTCACGAAGGTAACCCGCGACATGACCGAACAGCGGGAGTACGAACAACGGCTCCGCCGGGAGCGCGACCTCACCGAGCAGATCCTCGAAACCGTCCCGGTCGGAATCTCGGTGATCGACTCCGACGGGACGTTCGTGCGGGCGAACCGGCAGGCACTCGCCCTCCTCGAGATCAACGAGGCCGATCTGGGGGACCTCCCGGCCGAGTCGAGGGCGCTGTACGACGCCGAGGGCGAACTCGTTCCCGGCGGGAGGAGACCGTGGACGCGGGTGAGCGAGACGGGAGAGTCCGTCCACGATTTCCAGTGCCGAATCGACCGGCCCGAGGGGGATCACCGGTGGCTCTCGATCACCGCGGTTCCGCTCGATGGGATCCCCTCGGGTGACGGCGGAACGGTCGTCGTGATCGAGGACGTCACCGACCGGCGGGAACGGGAGCGACGGCTCGAACGGCGAAGGTCGGAACTCCGGACGGAACTGGGTGAGATCCTGGGACGAATCTCCGACGCGTTCTTCGCGCTCGACGAGGACCGACGGTTCACCCACCTCAACGAACGCGCAGCGGAGCTGTTCCAGCACTCCGAGGACGAGCTTCTGGGGCAGTCCCTCCGTGAAACGTTCCCCGAGCGAGCCGGCGGCCGGCTGGGGGAGGAGTTCGACGGAGCGTTGGACACGCAGGAACACACGAACTTCGAGCAGTACGACGACGAGCTCGACGCCTGGCTGGAGTACAACGTGTACCCCTCCGAGTCCGGACTGTCCGTTTACATCCACGACATCACCGACCGGCGGGAGTACCAGCGGAAACTGGAGGAGTCGAACGAGCGCCTCGAACAGTTCGCGTACGCCGCCTCCCACGACCTCCAGGAGCCGCTCCGGATGGTGTCGAGCTACCTCCAGTTGATCGAGGGCCGGTACGGGGACGAGCTCGACGAGGACGGCCGGGAGTTCCTCGAGTTCGCCGTCGACGGCGCCGACCGCATGCGGAACATGATCGACGGTCTGCTCGCGTACTCGCGCGTCGAGACGCGGGGCGAGCCGTTCGAGCCGGTCGATCTCGGGGACGTGCTCGTCGACGTCCGTGAGGACCTGCAGATGAGGATCGTGGAGAGCGACGCCGAGATCGCGGCCGAACCGCTCCCGCGCGTCCGGGGGGACCGTGGCCAACTGCGGCAGGTGCTCCAGAACCTGCTGGACAACGCCATCGTGTATTCCGGCGACGGACCCCCACGCGTCCGTTTCGAGGCCGAGCGTGACGGCGACGAGTGGGTCGTCTCCGTCAGCGACGAGGGGATCGGCATCGATCCGGACAACGCGGATCGCGTGTTCGACGTGTTCCAGCGGCTCCACAGCCGCGACCGGTACGAGGGCACGGGGATCGGACTGGCGCTGTGTGAACGCATCGTCGAGCGCCACGGCGGCGAACTGTGGCTCGACTCCGTGCCCGGCGAGGGGACGACGTTCTCGTTCACGCTCCCCGCGACGGATCCCGACGATGCGTGA
- a CDS encoding DUF7562 family protein: protein MWRGRSNRGEQSVVCIACGDSLSRRNAREYDKEGNRWERDGKEFEYLCKPCHRELCHQPRGDLESLLVDVERDRDGRTGPAQFLRAYQGAVRERYGAAGPGASGSGAEGDRDARGE, encoded by the coding sequence ATGTGGCGCGGCCGGTCCAACCGGGGCGAACAATCGGTCGTCTGTATCGCGTGTGGCGACTCCCTCTCCCGCCGGAACGCCCGCGAGTACGACAAGGAGGGGAACCGCTGGGAGCGGGACGGCAAGGAGTTCGAGTACCTCTGCAAGCCGTGCCACCGCGAACTGTGCCACCAGCCGCGGGGGGACCTCGAGTCGCTGCTGGTGGACGTGGAACGGGACCGCGACGGCCGGACCGGTCCGGCGCAGTTCCTGCGGGCGTACCAGGGGGCGGTTCGGGAGCGGTACGGCGCGGCGGGGCCCGGGGCATCCGGATCCGGCGCGGAGGGCGACCGGGACGCGCGGGGCGAGTGA
- a CDS encoding RNA-binding protein, with amino-acid sequence MDVKSRHHLRSDAVSEIRETLADRLGIDLGGDAFELVELTDSAFDLVLVDGDPDVLYYGDEPFVTVRGANDHPPERGVVTVDAGAISFVSDGADVMRPGITEADEGIAEGDLVVIAEETHGKALGIGRALVDGSEMVGDSGKVVKSLHHVGDELYEFSV; translated from the coding sequence ATGGACGTGAAATCCCGCCACCACCTCCGGAGCGACGCCGTCTCGGAGATCCGCGAGACGCTCGCCGATCGGCTGGGGATCGATCTCGGGGGCGACGCCTTCGAACTGGTGGAGCTGACCGACTCGGCGTTCGACCTCGTCCTCGTGGACGGCGACCCGGACGTGCTCTACTACGGGGACGAGCCGTTCGTGACCGTGCGCGGGGCGAACGACCACCCGCCCGAGCGCGGCGTGGTGACCGTCGACGCCGGCGCCATCTCGTTCGTCTCGGACGGCGCGGACGTGATGCGGCCCGGCATCACCGAGGCCGACGAGGGGATCGCGGAGGGCGACCTCGTCGTGATCGCCGAGGAGACCCACGGGAAGGCGCTCGGCATCGGGCGCGCGCTGGTGGACGGGTCGGAGATGGTCGGCGACTCGGGGAAGGTCGTGAAGTCGCTCCACCACGTCGGCGACGAACTGTACGAGTTCTCGGTGTGA
- a CDS encoding DUF1028 domain-containing protein, with protein sequence MTFSICVREAYTGAEGKRHARFGVAVTTRLPGVGTICPFASGNGAVATQSLVNVDLGRRGIEYLDDGLAIGDALESLLNADDGRERRQLHGVDADGTFAFSGEECNDWYGHASGENYTVAGNLLTGESVVDAVAATYESDAFGDAPLAERLIDALEAGQDEGGDKREELPVQSAALKVATTEDREFEPYYDDLRVDATETPVVDLRETFEEARRGGEIVLERYDGEGGGDGENDD encoded by the coding sequence ATGACGTTCAGCATCTGCGTCCGGGAGGCGTACACGGGGGCCGAGGGGAAGCGGCACGCTCGGTTCGGGGTGGCGGTCACGACCCGGCTGCCGGGGGTGGGGACGATCTGCCCGTTCGCCTCCGGGAACGGCGCGGTGGCGACCCAGTCGCTCGTCAACGTCGACCTCGGCCGCAGGGGGATCGAGTACCTCGACGACGGACTGGCGATCGGGGACGCGCTCGAATCGCTCCTGAACGCGGACGACGGGCGCGAGCGGCGGCAGCTCCACGGCGTCGACGCCGACGGGACGTTCGCCTTCTCCGGCGAGGAGTGCAACGACTGGTACGGCCACGCGAGCGGGGAGAACTACACGGTCGCGGGGAACCTGCTGACCGGCGAGTCGGTCGTCGACGCGGTCGCCGCGACCTACGAGTCGGATGCCTTCGGCGACGCGCCGCTCGCCGAACGGCTGATCGACGCGCTCGAGGCCGGACAGGACGAGGGCGGCGACAAGCGGGAGGAGCTTCCGGTCCAGTCGGCGGCGCTGAAGGTCGCCACCACCGAGGACAGGGAGTTCGAGCCGTACTACGACGACCTCCGGGTGGACGCGACCGAGACGCCCGTCGTCGACCTCCGGGAGACGTTCGAGGAGGCGCGGCGGGGCGGCGAGATCGTCCTCGAGCGGTACGACGGGGAGGGAGGCGGGGACGGCGAAAACGACGACTGA
- a CDS encoding cell division protein SepF yields the protein MGIMSKILGGGGTHSAEDYVELDLNDFESAHGGAGMQVHIAEIADQTDVIDIKDAVYDGDFVIADITRHSTSDRTVEHIIDELRQVADEVDGDIVQKGDDQLILTPTGVTVSRDKLNA from the coding sequence ATGGGCATCATGAGCAAGATCCTCGGGGGCGGTGGGACCCACAGCGCCGAGGATTACGTCGAGCTCGACCTGAACGACTTCGAGAGCGCCCACGGGGGCGCCGGCATGCAGGTCCACATCGCCGAGATCGCCGACCAGACGGACGTCATCGACATCAAGGACGCCGTCTACGACGGCGACTTCGTCATCGCCGACATCACGCGCCACTCGACCTCGGACCGCACGGTCGAGCACATCATCGACGAACTCCGGCAGGTCGCCGACGAGGTCGACGGCGACATCGTCCAGAAGGGCGACGACCAGCTGATCCTCACGCCGACCGGCGTCACCGTCTCGCGCGACAAGCTGAACGCCTGA
- a CDS encoding PrsW family intramembrane metalloprotease translates to MTAKERTDPVEGATDGSSDLYDIATWEERSSLDGLAVAIYRLLSASARWGLILLAFLLLVGIGGFSALTDPAIGLLTVLSAIPALGLAAYVYATDITTDEPLTLLVVTFLLGVLTANFAAVLNGIAQPYFRPLQFLGTVLFFFLVVGPIEETVKLLAVRLYAYGDDSFDAVLDGAVYGAMAGLGFAFIENALYITQNVGAAPGELDLGLGLVGMGGGITAVRALAGPGHVIYSAFAGYYLGLAKFNPEHRGPIVIKGLLIAAAIHATYNTTVGIGAGLFDLAFGALGIPTFGGLLAFFAYVVVYDGVFGLLLLRKINRYRAAYRSAHAGAGVPRT, encoded by the coding sequence ATGACTGCCAAGGAGCGGACGGATCCCGTCGAGGGCGCGACGGACGGGTCGTCCGACCTCTACGACATCGCGACCTGGGAGGAGCGGAGTTCCCTGGACGGGCTCGCGGTCGCCATCTATCGGCTGCTGTCGGCCTCCGCGCGATGGGGGCTCATCCTCCTCGCGTTCCTGCTGCTCGTCGGGATCGGGGGGTTCTCGGCGCTCACCGACCCCGCCATCGGCCTGCTCACGGTGCTGTCGGCGATCCCCGCGCTCGGGCTGGCGGCGTACGTGTACGCCACCGACATCACCACCGACGAACCGCTGACCCTGCTCGTGGTGACGTTCCTGCTCGGAGTGCTCACCGCGAACTTCGCGGCGGTGCTCAACGGCATCGCCCAGCCGTACTTCCGGCCCCTCCAGTTCCTCGGCACCGTGCTGTTCTTCTTCCTCGTCGTCGGGCCGATCGAGGAGACGGTGAAGCTCCTCGCCGTCCGGCTGTACGCCTACGGCGACGACAGCTTCGACGCGGTGCTCGACGGGGCGGTGTACGGCGCGATGGCCGGGCTCGGGTTCGCCTTCATCGAGAACGCACTCTACATCACCCAGAACGTCGGCGCGGCGCCCGGCGAGCTCGACCTCGGCCTCGGGCTCGTCGGCATGGGCGGGGGGATCACCGCGGTCAGGGCGCTCGCGGGGCCGGGACACGTCATCTACTCGGCGTTCGCGGGCTACTACCTCGGGCTCGCGAAGTTCAACCCGGAGCACCGCGGCCCCATCGTCATCAAGGGGCTGCTCATCGCGGCGGCCATCCACGCGACGTACAACACGACGGTCGGCATCGGCGCGGGGCTGTTCGACCTGGCGTTCGGCGCGCTCGGCATTCCGACGTTCGGCGGGCTGCTCGCCTTCTTCGCGTACGTCGTGGTGTACGACGGCGTCTTCGGGCTGTTGCTGCTGCGGAAGATCAATCGGTACCGCGCCGCCTACCGGTCGGCCCACGCGGGTGCCGGCGTCCCGAGAACGTGA
- a CDS encoding DUF7532 family protein, producing the protein MHFDPRTQAALRAVGLDTDDLEEASDLVAEAVREDAAALETFFADGGTYYSDMDVAHGDATIQEHGVDHLDTYTHSADLRGYLRFDSWGVYVEGGRVLNDDVVELTLGPSVHDRVRFARDADALR; encoded by the coding sequence ATGCACTTCGACCCGCGCACCCAGGCCGCGCTCCGCGCGGTCGGGCTCGACACCGACGACCTCGAGGAGGCGTCCGACCTCGTCGCCGAGGCCGTCCGCGAGGACGCCGCAGCGCTGGAGACGTTCTTCGCCGACGGCGGCACGTACTACTCCGACATGGACGTCGCTCACGGCGACGCGACGATCCAGGAGCACGGGGTCGATCACCTCGACACGTACACCCACTCGGCCGACCTCCGCGGCTACCTCCGCTTCGACTCGTGGGGCGTCTACGTCGAGGGCGGGCGCGTCCTGAACGACGACGTGGTGGAGCTGACGCTCGGCCCGTCCGTCCACGACCGCGTCCGGTTCGCGCGCGACGCGGACGCGCTCCGATGA
- a CDS encoding DUF402 domain-containing protein, which produces MNARVRGIYATALTRLLLEADHEVVQASSPIRRRFDAELPTADHDVSLETTDDRQGVGVGGEPDAVEAATALLRDVGIDAFAWADATPRGAVFDGRVTETFGGGAVLDLGVGEGYLPFENAEGYVGEDDVFRVQVVESRAPWGDGRPELDTRVRAMAGLATLVPGREGTRVAGGDDAAARELVGMTDLLDPELPEGWGIEWARGARDAGMDALGSALERATEHARTLEPVLDEPEGEPGRVAAPTDGAWVWFGRESRFELDGLRRRVTATMPGHHRTKAASAAASAGVDLAEALCSFATDGDEGSVDGGEGNGGFPFGVVADRFGPVEGDSVAIEHGKPDGRLITLGRGEVTGRDADGTVSVRREMTAGGTYDALDARREAGDVALTTFREGRWWYPTVYRDADGERKGTYVNVCTPVEAFPGSVRYVDLHVDVVKHADGRVERVDDDELDGAVAAGEVSESLAAKARLVAGAVENAL; this is translated from the coding sequence ATGAACGCCCGCGTCCGCGGCATCTACGCGACCGCGCTGACGCGGCTGCTGCTCGAGGCCGACCACGAGGTCGTCCAGGCCTCCTCCCCCATCCGTCGGCGGTTCGACGCGGAGCTGCCGACGGCCGACCACGACGTCTCGCTCGAGACGACCGACGACAGGCAGGGCGTCGGCGTCGGGGGCGAACCCGACGCCGTCGAGGCGGCGACCGCGCTCCTCCGCGACGTCGGCATCGACGCGTTCGCGTGGGCGGACGCGACCCCGCGCGGCGCGGTGTTCGACGGCCGCGTGACCGAAACGTTCGGCGGCGGCGCGGTGCTCGACCTCGGCGTCGGCGAGGGCTACCTCCCGTTCGAGAACGCCGAGGGCTACGTCGGGGAGGACGACGTCTTCCGGGTCCAGGTCGTCGAGTCGCGGGCGCCCTGGGGCGACGGCCGGCCGGAACTCGACACGCGCGTCCGGGCGATGGCCGGCCTCGCGACTCTCGTTCCGGGACGCGAGGGGACCCGCGTCGCCGGCGGCGACGACGCCGCGGCGCGGGAACTCGTGGGGATGACCGACCTCCTCGACCCGGAACTCCCCGAGGGCTGGGGGATCGAGTGGGCCCGCGGCGCGAGGGACGCGGGCATGGACGCGCTCGGGAGCGCACTCGAACGGGCGACCGAGCACGCCCGAACGCTGGAGCCGGTGCTCGACGAACCCGAAGGCGAACCGGGACGGGTCGCCGCGCCGACCGACGGCGCCTGGGTCTGGTTCGGCCGGGAGTCCCGGTTCGAACTCGACGGTCTCCGCCGGCGGGTGACGGCGACGATGCCGGGCCACCACCGGACGAAGGCGGCCTCCGCGGCCGCGAGCGCCGGCGTCGACCTCGCCGAGGCGCTCTGCTCGTTCGCGACGGACGGCGACGAGGGGAGCGTGGACGGCGGGGAGGGGAACGGGGGGTTCCCGTTCGGGGTCGTCGCGGACCGGTTCGGGCCCGTCGAGGGCGACTCGGTCGCCATCGAGCACGGGAAGCCCGACGGCAGGCTCATCACCCTCGGTCGCGGCGAGGTGACCGGCCGGGACGCGGACGGCACGGTCTCCGTCCGCCGGGAGATGACCGCCGGCGGGACCTACGACGCGCTGGACGCCCGTCGCGAGGCGGGGGACGTGGCGCTCACGACGTTCCGCGAGGGACGCTGGTGGTACCCGACGGTGTACCGGGACGCCGACGGCGAGCGGAAGGGGACGTACGTGAACGTCTGCACGCCCGTCGAGGCGTTCCCCGGGAGCGTCCGCTACGTGGACCTCCACGTGGACGTGGTGAAGCACGCGGACGGGCGAGTCGAGCGCGTGGACGACGACGAACTCGACGGGGCGGTCGCGGCGGGGGAGGTGTCCGAGTCGCTGGCGGCGAAGGCGCGGTTGGTCGCCGGCGCTGTCGAGAACGCGCTATAG
- a CDS encoding winged helix-turn-helix domain-containing protein, whose translation MAGTEEESLDDLPPSAKLVYKVLEYNGSLTQKGIVEESMLSARTVRYALERLENIGIVDEDVYFADARQNLYQLDAPQRAEADGGQEACCAE comes from the coding sequence ATGGCTGGAACCGAAGAGGAGAGTCTCGACGATTTGCCCCCCAGCGCCAAACTCGTGTACAAGGTTCTGGAGTACAACGGTTCGCTGACCCAGAAGGGAATCGTCGAGGAGTCGATGCTCTCGGCCCGCACGGTTCGGTACGCGCTCGAACGACTGGAGAACATCGGCATCGTGGACGAGGACGTCTACTTCGCCGACGCCCGGCAGAACCTCTATCAACTCGACGCCCCCCAGCGGGCCGAGGCCGACGGCGGCCAGGAAGCCTGCTGCGCGGAGTAG
- a CDS encoding EMC6-like membrane protein, translating to MSTETASGLSDHTRGVAVTTVACLAGIAAAFVSAAVFGLSTETAASTEPLLVLAAFLFVEYPLLKLIGVDVGEFGIKDNLYVGFMTFTLWFISYGVLLSTTLAGSV from the coding sequence ATGAGTACGGAAACCGCCTCCGGGCTGTCCGACCACACGCGCGGGGTCGCGGTCACCACCGTCGCGTGTCTGGCCGGGATCGCCGCGGCGTTCGTCTCCGCGGCCGTCTTCGGGCTCTCGACGGAGACGGCGGCGAGCACGGAGCCGTTGCTGGTGCTCGCGGCGTTCCTGTTCGTCGAGTACCCGCTCTTGAAACTGATCGGCGTCGACGTCGGCGAGTTCGGGATCAAGGACAACCTCTACGTCGGGTTCATGACGTTCACACTCTGGTTCATCTCGTACGGCGTGTTGCTGTCGACCACCCTCGCCGGGTCGGTCTGA